The Neochlamydia sp. S13 genome has a segment encoding these proteins:
- the acpS gene encoding holo-ACP synthase: MIRGIGIDIIEVARIEANIHKYGQKFLDKVFTEEEQKYCQSFRQSSKNFAGRFAAKEAVVKALGTGLTGGLSWTDLAILNNEQGKPYLALTDTFKKHFKNPLIHISISHCQEYATATAIWEE, from the coding sequence ATGATTCGTGGCATTGGTATTGATATTATTGAAGTGGCTCGTATTGAGGCAAACATACATAAGTATGGCCAAAAATTTCTTGATAAGGTTTTCACCGAAGAAGAGCAAAAGTATTGCCAATCCTTCCGGCAATCGAGTAAAAACTTTGCAGGTAGATTTGCTGCTAAGGAGGCGGTTGTAAAAGCTTTAGGCACGGGCTTAACCGGAGGCCTGAGTTGGACAGATCTCGCTATCCTTAATAATGAACAGGGTAAACCCTATCTTGCTCTTACAGACACCTTTAAAAAACATTTCAAAAACCCTCTTATTCATATATCCATTAGTCATTGTCAAGAATACGCGACCGCCACAGCTATTTGGGAAGAATGA
- a CDS encoding 23S rRNA (pseudouridine(1915)-N(3))-methyltransferase RlmH — MLRLKIISIGKTKEEWLNDAIQEYVKRLSPVLKFEFVEARNNEHLQELISKEKRVICLDAAGKLFDSEKFASFLQVQFIEGGSRLTLVIGGASGLPEKIKLSYPCLSLSPLTMTHQIIRLVLIEQVYRAFEIAKGTPYHK; from the coding sequence ATGCTTAGACTGAAAATTATTTCTATTGGTAAGACAAAAGAGGAATGGCTCAATGACGCCATCCAAGAATATGTTAAACGTCTATCTCCTGTTTTAAAATTCGAATTTGTAGAAGCTAGAAATAATGAGCATCTTCAAGAACTCATTTCCAAAGAAAAGCGAGTGATCTGTTTAGATGCGGCAGGCAAGCTTTTCGATAGCGAAAAATTTGCCAGCTTTCTGCAGGTTCAATTTATAGAAGGTGGATCCCGCTTAACTTTAGTTATCGGAGGAGCAAGCGGATTACCTGAGAAAATCAAACTTTCCTATCCTTGCCTTAGCCTCTCCCCTTTAACGATGACTCATCAAATCATTAGATTAGTACTTATAGAACAAGTCTATCGTGCTTTTGAAATTGCTAAAGGCACTCCTTACCATAAATAA